The following proteins come from a genomic window of Cronobacter muytjensii ATCC 51329:
- a CDS encoding permease: MTGQSSSLAPKSPAWWKPALFFLVLFIGLWYVKWQPYYGKAFSAAQTHSIGNSILANAQDNPLRAALDYAAVYFLAVWKAAVLGVLLGSLIQVLIPRDWLLRTLGQPRFRGTLLGTLFSLPGMMCTCCAAPVAAGMRRQSVSMGGALAFWLGNPLLNPATLMFMGFVLGWEFTLIRVAAGLVTVVGIASLVQRFVADTPAPALPEAAQPAEAPQGGFMARWGQALWALFWSTIPVYLLAVLALGAARVWLFPHADGAVGNTLFWVLAMAIAGCLFVIPTAAEIPIVQTMMLAGMGLAPGLALLVTLPAVSLPSLIMLRKAFPAKALWMTGGMVMLAGTVTGALTLL, from the coding sequence ATGACTGGTCAGTCTTCATCTCTGGCGCCGAAATCCCCCGCATGGTGGAAGCCCGCGCTGTTCTTTCTCGTTCTGTTTATCGGCTTATGGTATGTCAAATGGCAGCCTTATTACGGCAAAGCCTTTAGCGCCGCGCAAACACACAGCATCGGCAATTCGATTCTCGCTAACGCCCAGGATAACCCGCTGCGCGCGGCGCTTGATTACGCCGCCGTCTATTTTCTTGCCGTCTGGAAAGCCGCCGTGCTCGGCGTGCTGCTGGGCTCGCTGATCCAGGTGCTGATCCCGCGCGACTGGCTGCTGCGCACGCTGGGTCAGCCGCGCTTTCGCGGCACGCTCCTGGGCACGCTGTTTTCGCTCCCCGGCATGATGTGTACCTGCTGTGCCGCGCCGGTGGCCGCGGGCATGCGTCGTCAGTCGGTGTCGATGGGCGGCGCGCTGGCGTTCTGGCTCGGCAATCCGTTGCTGAACCCGGCGACGCTTATGTTTATGGGCTTTGTGCTGGGCTGGGAGTTTACGCTTATCCGCGTCGCGGCGGGGCTGGTGACGGTGGTCGGTATCGCGTCGCTGGTGCAGCGCTTTGTGGCCGATACGCCAGCGCCTGCGCTCCCGGAGGCCGCACAGCCTGCCGAAGCCCCGCAGGGCGGCTTTATGGCGCGCTGGGGACAGGCGCTCTGGGCGCTGTTCTGGAGCACGATCCCGGTCTATCTGCTGGCGGTGCTGGCGCTGGGTGCCGCGCGCGTCTGGCTGTTCCCGCATGCCGACGGCGCGGTGGGCAATACACTGTTCTGGGTGCTGGCGATGGCGATTGCCGGTTGCCTGTTCGTTATCCCGACCGCCGCGGAAATTCCGATTGTGCAGACCATGATGCTGGCGGGCATGGGCCTTGCCCCGGGGCTGGCGCTGCTGGTGACGCTCCCTGCGGTGAGCCTGCCGTCGCTTATCATGTTGCGTAAAGCGTTTCCGGCCAAAGCGTTATGGATGACCGGCGGCATGGTGATGCTCGCAGGTACCGTGACGGGCGCGCTGACGCTGTTGTAA
- a CDS encoding type 1 glutamine amidotransferase domain-containing protein has product MSKKIAVLITDEFEDSEFTSPAAEYRKAGHEVITIEKEAGKTVTGKQGEAKVTIDKAIDEVSPADFDALLLPGGHSPDSLRGDDRFVTFTRDFVNSGKPVFAICHGPQLLISADVIRGRKLTAVKPIVIDVKNAGAEFHDQEVVVDKDQLVTSRTPEDLPAFNREALRLLGA; this is encoded by the coding sequence ATGAGCAAGAAGATCGCAGTCTTAATTACTGATGAATTTGAGGATTCAGAATTCACATCCCCCGCAGCCGAGTACCGCAAGGCCGGTCATGAAGTGATAACCATCGAGAAAGAGGCCGGTAAAACCGTCACCGGCAAACAGGGCGAGGCGAAAGTCACCATAGATAAGGCAATCGATGAGGTGAGCCCGGCAGACTTTGATGCCCTGCTGCTGCCTGGCGGCCATTCGCCGGACAGCCTGCGCGGCGACGATCGTTTCGTCACCTTCACCCGTGATTTTGTTAACAGCGGTAAACCGGTATTCGCCATCTGCCACGGGCCGCAACTGCTGATCAGCGCTGATGTGATCCGCGGGCGTAAGCTCACCGCCGTGAAGCCGATTGTTATCGACGTGAAAAACGCCGGGGCGGAGTTCCACGATCAGGAAGTGGTAGTGGATAAAGATCAGCTGGTGACCAGCCGCACGCCGGAAGACCTGCCTGCGTTTAACCGTGAGGCGTTACGCCTGCTCGGCGCGTAG
- a CDS encoding U32 family peptidase, protein MKYSLGPVLYYWPKATLESFYEAAAKSSADVIYLGEAVCSKRRETKAADWLALARTLAASGKQVVLSTLALVQAPSELNELKRYIDNGEFLIEANDFGAVGLAAERGLPFVAGHALNCYNAVTLRLLLKEGMTRWCMPVELSRDWLVNLLDQCDTLGIRNAFEVEVLSYGHLPLAYSARCFTARSEDRPKDECETCCIKYPTGRSMRSQENSQVFVLNGIQTMSGYVYNLGNELASMAGLVDMVRLSPMGMETLTMLDTFRANENGTAPLPLAAHSDCNGYWRRLAGMALQA, encoded by the coding sequence GTGAAATATTCGTTAGGACCAGTGTTGTACTACTGGCCGAAAGCCACGCTGGAGAGCTTTTATGAAGCGGCGGCGAAGAGCAGCGCCGATGTGATTTATCTCGGCGAAGCGGTGTGCAGCAAACGACGCGAAACCAAAGCCGCCGACTGGCTGGCGCTCGCCAGAACGCTCGCCGCCAGCGGCAAACAGGTGGTGCTCTCAACGCTGGCGCTGGTACAGGCGCCGTCTGAACTGAACGAACTGAAGCGGTATATCGACAATGGCGAGTTTCTGATTGAAGCTAATGATTTTGGCGCCGTCGGGCTGGCGGCGGAGCGTGGGTTGCCGTTCGTGGCCGGCCATGCGCTGAACTGCTACAACGCCGTCACGCTGCGCCTGCTGCTAAAAGAGGGCATGACGCGCTGGTGTATGCCGGTGGAGCTGTCGCGCGACTGGCTGGTAAACCTGCTCGATCAGTGCGATACGCTGGGTATCCGCAATGCGTTTGAAGTGGAAGTGCTGAGCTATGGCCATCTGCCGCTCGCTTACTCCGCGCGCTGTTTTACCGCACGTTCGGAAGACCGCCCGAAAGACGAGTGCGAAACCTGCTGCATTAAATACCCCACCGGACGCAGCATGCGCTCGCAGGAGAATAGCCAGGTGTTTGTGCTAAACGGCATCCAGACCATGAGCGGCTATGTCTATAACCTCGGCAATGAACTCGCCTCAATGGCGGGGCTGGTGGATATGGTGCGCCTCTCGCCGATGGGCATGGAGACGCTCACGATGCTCGACACGTTCCGGGCCAATGAAAACGGCACCGCCCCGCTGCCGCTGGCCGCGCACAGCGACTGCAACGGCTACTGGCGCAGGCTCGCCGGGATGGCGCTTCAGGCGTAA
- the ubiT gene encoding ubiquinone anaerobic biosynthesis accessory factor UbiT: MLKNLRSCLVHLGPSLLRAPVALTPFALKRQALEQLLGWQFRQALADDELAFLEGRWLGIEVRDIGLRWFTSVENDALIVREQAEADVMFRADAADLLMIAARKQDPDTLFFQRRLVIEGDTELGLYVKNLMDAIELDAMPKPLRVLLLQLADFVEAGLNVSPLTKATSIGEPC, from the coding sequence GTGTTGAAGAATCTGCGTTCCTGTCTGGTACATCTTGGCCCTTCGCTTCTCAGAGCGCCGGTTGCGCTGACGCCGTTCGCGCTCAAGCGTCAGGCGCTGGAGCAACTGCTCGGCTGGCAATTCCGTCAGGCGCTGGCGGACGACGAGCTGGCATTTCTCGAAGGCCGCTGGCTCGGCATTGAAGTGCGCGACATCGGCCTGCGCTGGTTCACGTCAGTGGAAAACGACGCGCTTATCGTGCGCGAACAGGCCGAAGCAGATGTCATGTTCCGCGCCGACGCCGCCGATCTGCTGATGATAGCCGCGCGTAAGCAGGATCCCGACACGCTTTTCTTCCAGCGTCGTCTGGTGATTGAAGGCGATACTGAATTAGGGTTATATGTGAAGAATCTGATGGACGCCATTGAGCTCGACGCCATGCCAAAACCGCTGCGCGTGCTGCTGCTGCAACTGGCGGACTTCGTTGAAGCCGGGCTTAATGTCTCGCCGCTAACCAAAGCAACTTCCATAGGTGAACCATGCTGA
- a CDS encoding YhbP family protein — protein MDALDAISKWLAKQHVVTYCVGREDALWCANAFYIYDRERVAFYLLSDTKSRHGEMAGRLARVAGTVNGQTKTVALIRGVQFAGELRLVEEPESEALRERYNRRFPVARVMSSPLWEIRLDEIKFTDNTLGFGKKLVWLRAEQA, from the coding sequence ATGGACGCTCTCGACGCCATCAGCAAATGGCTGGCTAAGCAACATGTCGTCACCTACTGTGTTGGCCGTGAAGACGCGCTCTGGTGCGCGAACGCGTTTTATATCTACGATCGCGAGCGGGTAGCCTTTTATCTGTTAAGCGATACCAAAAGCCGACATGGTGAAATGGCCGGGCGGCTGGCGCGCGTGGCGGGCACGGTCAACGGACAAACCAAAACCGTGGCGCTGATACGCGGCGTGCAATTTGCAGGTGAGTTACGGCTGGTGGAAGAGCCGGAAAGCGAGGCTTTGCGCGAGCGCTACAACCGCCGCTTTCCGGTCGCCAGGGTGATGTCCTCCCCGCTGTGGGAGATCCGTCTTGATGAAATCAAGTTCACTGACAACACTCTGGGCTTCGGTAAAAAGCTCGTCTGGCTACGCGCCGAGCAGGCGTAA
- a CDS encoding luciferase-like monooxygenase, whose protein sequence is MSDKSVVPFSVLDLAPIPQGASAREAFHHSLDLARLAEKRGYDRYWLAEHHNMTGIASAATSVLIGYLAANTTTLRLGSGGVMLPNHAPLVIAEQFGTLDALYPGRIELGLGRAPGSDQRTMMALRRHMNNDIDNFPRDVKELTDWFDARDPHPAVRPVPGYGAKLPVWLLGSSLYSAQLAAQMGLPFAFASHFAPDMLFQALHLYRTHFQPSERLEKPYAMVCINIVAADSNRDAEFLFTSMQQAFVKLRRGETGQLPPPIDSMESFWSPAEQYGVQQALSMSLVGDKAKIRHGLMSVLRETDADEIMVNGQIFDHDARLHSFDLAMQVREDLLNS, encoded by the coding sequence ATGTCTGATAAATCTGTTGTGCCTTTCTCGGTGCTCGATCTCGCGCCGATCCCGCAAGGCGCCTCCGCCCGTGAGGCGTTCCATCACTCGCTCGATTTAGCGCGCCTCGCAGAAAAGCGCGGCTATGATCGCTACTGGCTGGCGGAGCACCACAATATGACCGGCATCGCCAGCGCGGCGACGTCGGTGTTGATTGGTTATCTGGCCGCTAACACCACGACGCTGCGCCTGGGCTCTGGCGGCGTGATGCTGCCGAACCATGCCCCGCTGGTGATAGCCGAGCAGTTCGGCACGCTTGACGCGCTCTATCCGGGCCGTATCGAACTGGGCCTGGGCCGCGCGCCGGGCAGCGATCAGCGCACCATGATGGCGCTGCGCCGCCATATGAATAATGACATCGACAACTTCCCGCGCGATGTGAAAGAGCTGACAGACTGGTTCGACGCCCGCGATCCGCACCCGGCGGTGCGCCCGGTGCCAGGCTACGGCGCGAAACTGCCGGTATGGCTGCTGGGCTCCAGCCTCTACAGCGCGCAACTCGCCGCGCAGATGGGGCTGCCGTTCGCATTCGCCTCGCATTTCGCGCCGGATATGCTGTTCCAGGCGCTGCATCTCTACCGTACGCATTTTCAGCCTTCTGAACGGCTGGAGAAACCGTACGCGATGGTATGCATCAATATCGTCGCCGCCGACAGCAACCGCGACGCGGAGTTTCTCTTTACCTCGATGCAACAGGCGTTTGTGAAGCTGCGCCGTGGCGAAACCGGTCAACTGCCGCCGCCGATTGACTCGATGGAGAGCTTCTGGAGCCCGGCGGAGCAGTACGGGGTTCAGCAGGCGCTCAGCATGTCGCTGGTAGGCGATAAAGCGAAAATCCGCCACGGGTTGATGTCGGTGCTGCGTGAAACCGATGCGGACGAAATCATGGTTAACGGTCAGATTTTCGACCACGACGCGCGTCTGCATTCGTTCGATCTCGCCATGCAGGTGAGAGAGGATTTACTAAACTCATAG
- a CDS encoding GNAT family N-acetyltransferase, with product MLIRVEIPIDAPGIDALLRRAFGRDGEAELVHALREDGLLTLGLVATDDEGQVVGYVAFSPVTVAGEERQWLGLAPLAVDDGWRGQGIGRQLVYEGLDSLNEFGYAAVVTLGSPEFYNRLGFEPAARYDLHCRWPGAEAAFQVHRLADDALDGVHGRVEYHDHFNRF from the coding sequence ATGCTGATTCGTGTAGAAATCCCCATTGATGCGCCGGGCATCGACGCTTTACTTCGCCGCGCGTTCGGCCGCGACGGCGAGGCGGAGCTGGTGCACGCGCTGCGTGAAGACGGGCTGCTGACTCTGGGGTTAGTCGCGACAGACGATGAAGGTCAGGTCGTCGGTTACGTCGCCTTCAGCCCCGTCACCGTGGCGGGCGAAGAGCGTCAATGGCTGGGCCTTGCGCCGCTGGCGGTCGACGACGGCTGGCGCGGGCAGGGGATTGGCCGACAGTTAGTTTACGAAGGGCTCGATTCGCTGAATGAATTCGGCTACGCGGCAGTGGTGACGCTGGGCTCGCCGGAGTTTTACAACCGTCTGGGCTTTGAGCCCGCCGCACGCTACGATCTCCATTGCCGCTGGCCGGGCGCCGAAGCGGCATTCCAGGTGCATCGTCTCGCGGATGACGCGCTCGACGGCGTGCATGGCCGCGTGGAATACCACGACCACTTTAACCGCTTCTGA
- the ubiU gene encoding ubiquinone anaerobic biosynthesis protein UbiU: MELLCPAGNLPALKAAIDNGADAVYIGLKDDTNARHFAGLNFTEKKLQDAVSYVHQHGRKLHIAINTFAHPDGYDRWERAVDMAAQLGADALILADIAMLEYAATRYPHVERHVSVQASATNEAAIRFYQRHFDVARVVLPRVLSIHQVKQLARVTPVPLEVFAFGSLCIMAEGRCYLSSYLTGESPNTVGACSPARFVRWQQTNNGLESRLNDVLIDRYQEGENAGYPTLCKGRYVVDGQRYHALEEPTSLNTLELLPELLAANIASVKIEGRQRSPAYVSQVAKVWRQAIDRCKDDPQHFAPQPAWMDALGAMAEGTQTTLGAYHRKWQ, encoded by the coding sequence ATGGAGTTGCTTTGCCCCGCCGGTAACCTTCCGGCTCTGAAGGCGGCCATCGATAATGGCGCGGATGCGGTCTATATCGGTCTGAAAGACGATACCAACGCCCGCCACTTCGCCGGCCTGAATTTTACCGAGAAAAAACTACAGGATGCGGTGAGCTATGTGCATCAGCATGGCCGCAAACTGCATATCGCCATCAATACCTTCGCCCACCCGGACGGTTATGACCGCTGGGAGCGCGCGGTGGATATGGCCGCGCAGCTCGGCGCCGATGCGCTGATCCTCGCCGATATCGCGATGCTGGAATACGCCGCGACGCGCTACCCCCATGTGGAGCGCCATGTGTCGGTGCAGGCATCCGCCACTAACGAAGCCGCCATCCGTTTTTATCAGCGTCATTTCGACGTGGCCCGCGTGGTGCTGCCCCGGGTGTTATCCATTCATCAGGTGAAACAGTTAGCGCGCGTCACGCCGGTGCCGCTGGAAGTATTCGCCTTCGGCAGCCTGTGCATTATGGCGGAGGGCCGCTGCTATCTCTCGTCTTACCTGACCGGCGAATCGCCCAATACCGTGGGCGCCTGTTCGCCTGCCCGCTTCGTGCGCTGGCAGCAGACGAACAACGGGCTGGAATCGCGCCTTAACGACGTGTTGATCGACCGTTATCAGGAAGGCGAAAACGCCGGTTATCCGACGCTGTGCAAAGGCCGGTATGTGGTGGACGGGCAGCGCTATCACGCGCTTGAAGAGCCCACCAGCCTGAATACGCTGGAACTGCTGCCGGAGCTGCTGGCGGCCAATATCGCCTCGGTGAAAATCGAAGGGCGCCAGCGCAGCCCGGCTTATGTAAGCCAGGTGGCGAAGGTCTGGCGTCAGGCCATCGACCGCTGCAAAGACGACCCGCAACATTTTGCGCCGCAACCGGCCTGGATGGATGCGCTCGGCGCGATGGCCGAAGGCACGCAGACGACGCTTGGCGCGTATCACCGCAAATGGCAGTAA
- the diaA gene encoding DnaA initiator-associating protein DiaA, with amino-acid sequence MLERIKVCFTESIQTQIAAAEALPDAISRAAMTLVQSLLNGNKILCCGNGTSGANAQHFAASMINRFETERPSLPAIALNTDNVVLTAISNDRLHDEVYAKQVRALGHAGDVLLAISTRGNSRDIVKAVEAAVTRDMTIVALTGYDGGELAGLLGPQDVEIRIPSHRSARIQEMHMLTVNCLCDLIDNTLFPHQDD; translated from the coding sequence GTGCTAGAAAGAATCAAAGTCTGCTTTACGGAAAGCATTCAAACCCAGATTGCGGCGGCGGAAGCACTCCCGGATGCGATTTCTCGTGCGGCCATGACCCTGGTTCAGTCTCTCCTTAACGGCAACAAAATCCTCTGCTGCGGCAACGGCACGTCCGGCGCCAACGCGCAGCATTTCGCGGCCAGCATGATTAATCGTTTTGAAACCGAGCGGCCCAGTTTACCTGCCATTGCACTTAATACCGATAATGTGGTCTTAACGGCGATAAGCAACGACAGGCTGCATGACGAAGTGTATGCCAAACAGGTGCGTGCGCTGGGCCATGCCGGCGATGTGCTGCTGGCGATTTCCACTCGCGGCAACAGCCGGGATATCGTCAAAGCCGTGGAAGCCGCGGTGACTCGCGATATGACTATCGTGGCCCTGACGGGTTACGACGGCGGCGAGCTGGCCGGGCTTCTGGGCCCGCAGGATGTGGAGATCCGTATACCTTCCCATCGCAGCGCGCGCATTCAGGAAATGCATATGCTGACGGTAAACTGCCTGTGCGATTTAATCGATAACACATTGTTTCCACACCAGGATGACTAA
- the mtr gene encoding tryptophan permease: protein MATLIARSASPSLVSGVVIIAGTIIGAGMFSLPVVMSGAWFFWSLLALLFTWFCMLHSGLMLLEANLNYHIGASFDTMTRDLLGKGWNVVNGAAVAFVLYILTYAYISASGSVIHHTLAGMALDVPARLAGFGFALVVAFIVWLSTHAVSRMTAIVLGGKVITFFLTFGGLLGHVEPATLMNTLEASPSYTPYVLMTLPFCLASFGYHGNVPSLMKYYGKEPGTIIRCLVWGTLIALALYAVWLLATMGNIPRPEFIGIAKAGGNIDVLVSALSDVLNSRTLDVLLIVFSNFAVASSFLGVTLGLFDYLADLFGFDDSPRGRLKTALLTFLPPMAGGLLWPNGFLYAIGYAGLAATIWAAIVPALLARASRQRFGSPRFRVWGGNGMIALILLFGLGNALVHLLSSFDLLPVYQ from the coding sequence ATGGCCACACTTATTGCCCGCAGCGCCTCGCCTTCTCTGGTCAGCGGCGTTGTGATTATCGCCGGTACAATCATCGGCGCGGGAATGTTCTCCCTGCCCGTGGTGATGTCCGGTGCGTGGTTTTTCTGGTCGTTGCTCGCATTGCTGTTTACCTGGTTTTGCATGCTCCATTCCGGGCTCATGCTGCTGGAAGCCAATCTCAACTACCACATCGGCGCCAGCTTCGACACCATGACTCGCGACCTGCTCGGCAAAGGCTGGAACGTGGTTAACGGCGCGGCGGTCGCTTTTGTGCTCTATATCCTGACGTACGCCTATATCTCGGCGAGCGGCTCGGTGATCCACCACACGCTTGCCGGCATGGCACTCGACGTACCGGCGCGTCTGGCAGGGTTTGGCTTCGCGCTCGTCGTCGCGTTTATCGTCTGGCTCTCTACCCACGCGGTCAGCCGGATGACGGCGATTGTGCTTGGCGGCAAGGTCATTACCTTTTTCCTGACGTTCGGCGGCCTGCTGGGCCATGTCGAACCCGCTACGCTAATGAACACGCTGGAGGCGAGCCCGAGCTACACGCCGTACGTCCTGATGACGCTGCCATTTTGTCTGGCGTCGTTCGGCTACCACGGCAACGTGCCGAGCCTGATGAAATACTACGGCAAAGAACCCGGCACAATTATTCGCTGTCTGGTCTGGGGAACGCTGATCGCGCTGGCGCTGTACGCCGTCTGGCTACTGGCCACCATGGGCAATATTCCGCGTCCGGAATTTATCGGCATCGCGAAAGCGGGCGGCAATATTGACGTGCTGGTGAGCGCGCTGAGCGACGTGCTGAACAGCCGGACGCTCGACGTACTGCTGATCGTGTTTTCTAACTTTGCAGTGGCGAGCTCGTTTCTTGGCGTGACGCTGGGGTTGTTTGACTATCTGGCCGATCTTTTCGGGTTTGACGATTCACCGCGCGGACGGCTGAAGACGGCGCTGCTGACCTTTTTGCCGCCGATGGCGGGCGGCCTGCTTTGGCCAAACGGGTTTCTGTATGCGATTGGTTATGCGGGGCTCGCCGCGACGATCTGGGCGGCCATCGTACCGGCGTTGCTGGCGCGCGCGTCACGTCAGCGCTTCGGCAGCCCGCGTTTTCGCGTCTGGGGCGGCAACGGCATGATTGCGCTGATCCTGCTCTTCGGGCTGGGCAACGCGCTGGTGCATTTGCTTTCAAGCTTCGACCTGCTGCCGGTCTATCAGTAA
- a CDS encoding GIY-YIG nuclease family protein, producing MEEWFLYLIRSPDNRLYTGITTDVARRFAQHQRGKGAKALRGKGELTLVFSAPAGTRSAALRAEYRIKQLTKRQKEQLVAGELAFEAMTDAPQTP from the coding sequence ATGGAAGAATGGTTTCTTTATCTGATCCGCAGCCCCGATAACCGGCTCTATACCGGCATTACCACCGATGTGGCGCGCCGCTTCGCCCAGCATCAACGCGGTAAGGGGGCTAAAGCGTTGCGCGGCAAAGGCGAGCTGACGCTGGTGTTCAGCGCGCCTGCGGGCACTCGCTCCGCGGCGTTGCGCGCCGAATACCGCATCAAGCAGCTGACAAAACGGCAGAAAGAGCAACTGGTCGCGGGGGAGCTGGCGTTTGAAGCGATGACTGACGCGCCGCAAACGCCGTGA
- the dolP gene encoding division/outer membrane stress-associated lipid-binding lipoprotein, whose protein sequence is MKAIKPLAVVMTALVLQGCVAAAVVGTAAVGTKAATDPRSVGTQVDDGTLELRVNTALGKDEQLKKEARINVTAYQGKVLLTGQSPNPELASRAKQIAMGVEGATEVFNEIRNGQPIGLGTASSDTWITTKVRSQLLGSDQVKSSNVKVTTENGEVFLLGLVTEREGRAAADTASRVSGVKHVTTAFTYIK, encoded by the coding sequence ATGAAGGCCATTAAACCCCTCGCGGTGGTGATGACCGCGCTTGTGCTACAGGGCTGCGTCGCGGCGGCGGTCGTCGGAACGGCGGCGGTCGGCACCAAAGCCGCAACCGATCCGCGCAGCGTGGGTACTCAGGTTGATGACGGTACGCTGGAGCTGCGCGTAAATACCGCGCTTGGCAAAGATGAGCAGCTGAAGAAAGAGGCGCGCATCAATGTGACCGCGTATCAGGGCAAAGTGCTGCTGACCGGCCAGTCGCCGAACCCGGAGCTGGCATCCCGCGCGAAACAGATAGCGATGGGCGTGGAAGGCGCGACGGAAGTGTTTAACGAGATCCGCAACGGCCAGCCGATTGGGCTTGGCACCGCGTCGTCGGATACCTGGATAACCACCAAGGTGCGCTCGCAGCTGCTCGGCAGCGATCAGGTGAAATCGTCTAACGTGAAGGTGACGACCGAGAACGGCGAAGTGTTCCTGCTCGGTCTGGTCACGGAGCGTGAAGGCCGCGCGGCGGCAGATACCGCGAGCCGCGTGAGCGGGGTGAAGCACGTCACCACCGCGTTTACCTACATCAAGTAA
- a CDS encoding YraN family protein gives MAQIPAGTVGSGQLSRRQTGAAFEAQARAFLERKGLRFIAANAHERGGEIDLIMDDRGVTVFVEVRYRRASLYGGAAASVTRSKQQKLLHAARLWLARHNGSFDTVDCRFDVLAFTGNEIEWIANAFSLHA, from the coding sequence GTGGCTCAAATACCAGCAGGGACAGTTGGTTCCGGCCAACTGAGTCGCAGACAGACCGGCGCCGCCTTTGAAGCACAGGCGCGCGCCTTTCTGGAGCGCAAGGGATTGCGTTTTATCGCCGCCAACGCGCATGAGCGCGGCGGCGAAATCGATCTCATTATGGATGACCGCGGCGTGACGGTTTTCGTCGAGGTCCGCTACCGGCGCGCCAGCCTCTACGGCGGCGCGGCCGCCAGCGTTACCCGCAGCAAACAGCAGAAATTATTACATGCCGCCCGGTTGTGGCTCGCGCGCCATAATGGGAGCTTTGATACTGTGGATTGCCGGTTCGATGTGTTAGCCTTCACCGGCAATGAAATCGAGTGGATTGCGAACGCCTTTTCGCTCCACGCCTGA
- a CDS encoding NAD(P)H-binding protein: MSRVLITGASGLVGSHLLRMLVDEPRVSSIIAATRRPLQVPLRKVENPHDPQLSDVLTQLNTPLDLVFCCLGTTRREAGTKEAFILADYTLVVDTSLAGLRLGAKHMLVVSALGANPNSPFFYNRVKGEMEAALKAQGWPRLTIARPSLLTGEREKRRAGESFMAPLFRLLPGKWKAIEAQTVAQALVNAALSPAKEDIAVLDSAQLREIAAQRVR; the protein is encoded by the coding sequence ATGAGTCGAGTACTGATAACCGGCGCCAGCGGGCTGGTAGGCAGCCATCTGCTGCGTATGCTGGTTGACGAGCCGCGCGTCTCGTCGATTATTGCGGCGACCCGCCGCCCGTTACAGGTGCCGCTGCGCAAAGTGGAAAACCCTCACGATCCGCAGCTGTCCGATGTGCTGACGCAGCTCAATACGCCGCTGGACCTGGTGTTTTGCTGTCTGGGCACTACGCGGCGCGAGGCGGGCACCAAAGAGGCGTTTATCCTGGCCGATTACACGCTGGTGGTGGATACCTCGCTTGCCGGGCTGCGGCTCGGCGCAAAGCATATGCTGGTGGTCAGCGCCCTCGGGGCAAACCCCAATTCGCCCTTTTTCTACAACCGGGTGAAAGGCGAAATGGAGGCGGCGTTAAAGGCGCAGGGTTGGCCGCGGCTTACCATCGCTCGCCCGTCGCTGCTGACCGGCGAGCGTGAAAAGCGCCGCGCCGGGGAATCTTTCATGGCGCCGCTCTTTCGCCTGCTGCCGGGTAAATGGAAGGCCATTGAGGCGCAGACCGTGGCGCAGGCGCTGGTGAATGCGGCGCTGTCGCCCGCGAAAGAGGACATCGCGGTGCTCGACTCCGCGCAATTACGTGAAATAGCCGCACAAAGGGTGCGCTGA